CCAATGTAGCGGTTCCTTCCACTGTACACTGTGACCATTTGATACAGGCATATAAGAATGCTGAAACCGACTTGGAGACAGCCAATATGACTAACAAGGAGGTATATGAGTTCCTTCGCGATGTCTCCAACAAATACGGAATTGGCTTCTGGAAACCCGGTGCAGGGATTATCCACCAGGTGGTACTCGAAAACTATGCTTTCCCGGGTGGAATGATGGTGGGTACCGACTCGCATACCCCTAATGCAGGCGGGTTGGGCATGATAGCCATTGGCGTAGGCGGTGCCGATGCAGTGGATGTGATGGCTGGCTTGCCGTGGGAGTTGAAAATGCCGAAACTGATCGGTGTGAAACTGACAGGGAAGTTATCGGGTTGGACCGCACCGAAAGATGTGATATTGAAAGTAGCAGGCATTCTCACCGTGAAAGGAGGAACCAATGCCATTATCGAATATTTCGGCGAAGGAGCAGCATCGCTCTCCGCCACGGGAAAGGGGACTATTTGTAATATGGGTGCCGAAGTGGGAGCGACCACTTCTATCTTCCCGTTCGACGAAAAATCGGCAGCCTATCTTGAAAGTACCGGAAGGAAAGAGGTGGCCGACGAAGCCCGTAGGATCATGGAACACCTTCAACCGGATCCGGAGGTAGTTGCCGACCCTGTAAAATATTATGACCAATTGATCGAAATAAACCTTTCAACGCTCGAGCCCCATATCAATGGGCCATTTACGCCTGATGCGGCATATACCATTTCTGAATTCGGCAAGGCAGTGAAAGAGAATAACTATCCGCAGAAAATGGAAGTAGGATTGATAGGTTCATGTACCAACTCATCGTATGAAGACCTCACCCGTGCGGTTTCGATAGTCAAGCAGGCGCGTGATGAAAGTGTGCCTGTCAGAGCACAGTTCCTGATCAATCCCGGCTCGGAACTGGTTCGTTACACTGCTGAGCGCGATGGCGTTTTAGAGGTGTTTGAAGAAGCAGGTGCCACCATTATTGCCAACGCCTGCGGTCCCTGTATCGGACAGTGGAAACGAGAAGATGAGGTAAAAGACCGTCCCAATTCTATCGTAACTTCGTTTAACCGTAATTTCGCGAAACGGAACGACGGTAATCCCAATAC
This window of the Proteiniphilum saccharofermentans genome carries:
- a CDS encoding aconitate hydratase, translating into MVFDIDMIRKVYEHLPEKIKQAKDILQRPLTLTEKILFSHLWPGVPVKNYQRAGDYVDFAPDRVAMQDATAQMALLQLMNSGRTNVAVPSTVHCDHLIQAYKNAETDLETANMTNKEVYEFLRDVSNKYGIGFWKPGAGIIHQVVLENYAFPGGMMVGTDSHTPNAGGLGMIAIGVGGADAVDVMAGLPWELKMPKLIGVKLTGKLSGWTAPKDVILKVAGILTVKGGTNAIIEYFGEGAASLSATGKGTICNMGAEVGATTSIFPFDEKSAAYLESTGRKEVADEARRIMEHLQPDPEVVADPVKYYDQLIEINLSTLEPHINGPFTPDAAYTISEFGKAVKENNYPQKMEVGLIGSCTNSSYEDLTRAVSIVKQARDESVPVRAQFLINPGSELVRYTAERDGVLEVFEEAGATIIANACGPCIGQWKREDEVKDRPNSIVTSFNRNFAKRNDGNPNTHAFVTSPELVAALTIAGDLCFNPLTDTLQNERGEWVKLAEPTGFEMPPAGYDVKDAGYLAPSEDGSSVQVSIDPNSNRLQKLEPFPAWNGGDYIGLPLLIKVKGKCTTDHISMAGPWLRFRGHLDNISDNMLIGAVNAFNDSTNSVLDPGTMEYSPVPALARKFKSEGVGSVVVAEENYGEGSSREHAAMEPRHLNVKVILVKSFARIHETNLKKQGMLALTFVNKEDYDRVRERDKISVKGLKEFTPGKNLTVELLHADGTKESFEVAHTYNEQQIEWFKAGSALNAMK